One Fontisphaera persica DNA window includes the following coding sequences:
- the gcvP gene encoding aminomethyl-transferring glycine dehydrogenase produces the protein MSVGQVAGKGSVEATAASVHGLTHPDAFCRRHLGPQTAQEIQEMLEVCGVQSLEELMEAVVPASIRRREPLALPAARTEAAALAEMRRLAGQNRVYRSYLGMGYHDCITPAVIQRNILENPGWYTQYTPYQAEIAQGRLEMLLNFQTMVCDLTAMEIANASLLDEATAAAEALMMCARLREGRRRFLAAANCHPQTLEVVETRLAALGAKLEIGEPSGFAFDANVAGVLLQYPDTCGHIEDYSAVVQRAHAAGALVVMAVDLLSLTLLRPPGEIGADIAVGNAQRFGVPLGFGGPHAAFLATRDAYKRQMPGRLVGVSKDSRGRPALRLALGTREQHIRREKATSNICTAQALLANMAAAYAIYHGPEGLTGIARHVHRLAAILAAGVARLGHEPSAGPWFDTLKIHLQGCNAEALLGWAEARQVNLRPWGNDAVIVALDETVSAEDLDDLLAIFNRGVPPPFKARELAAQVPEETLPQWPETMRRQSAFLTHPVFHLYHSETEMLRYLRRLEARDLSLCQAMIPLGSCTMKLNPAAAMQPLSWPEFARLHPFAPSSQAQGYLAMFAQLESWLAEVTGLAAVSLQPNAGSQGEYAGLLVIRQFHQARGEAQRDVCLIPMSAHGTNPASAVMAGMKVVPVLCDKEGNIDLQDLGAKAAQHAAQLACVMVTYPSTHGVFEEGIVDLCRIIHEHGGLVYMDGANLNAQVGWCRPGDMGADVCHINLHKTFAIPHGGGGPGMGPIAVRADLAPFLPGHRTAGVPASRQGGAVSAAPWGSASILTISWMYMAMMGAEGLRQATAFAILNANYVSRRLAPYFPTLYRGRNGYVAHECILDLRAFKNVTAEDVAKRLMDYGFHAPTLSWPVAGTLMVEPTESESKRELDRFCAAMIAIHAEMQAVENGQMDRVNNPLKNAPHTADMLAGPWERPYSREQAAFPVAALKEHKFWPAVGRVDNVWGDRNPVCTCAGMENYV, from the coding sequence ATGTCTGTTGGACAAGTCGCAGGGAAAGGTTCGGTTGAAGCCACGGCTGCTTCAGTCCATGGTCTGACGCATCCGGATGCGTTTTGCCGCCGCCATTTAGGCCCCCAGACAGCCCAGGAAATCCAGGAGATGTTGGAGGTATGCGGCGTCCAGTCGCTTGAGGAACTTATGGAGGCGGTGGTGCCGGCCAGCATCCGGCGCCGGGAGCCTTTGGCGTTGCCAGCCGCTCGTACGGAGGCAGCCGCCCTGGCTGAGATGCGGAGGCTGGCCGGCCAGAACCGCGTCTATCGTTCCTATCTGGGCATGGGGTACCACGATTGCATCACGCCGGCGGTAATCCAGCGCAATATCTTGGAGAATCCAGGCTGGTACACGCAATACACTCCCTACCAGGCGGAAATCGCGCAGGGGCGATTGGAGATGTTGCTCAACTTCCAAACCATGGTTTGCGATTTGACGGCCATGGAAATTGCCAACGCCTCCTTGCTGGACGAGGCCACGGCCGCCGCGGAGGCGTTGATGATGTGTGCGCGGTTGCGCGAGGGGCGCCGGCGTTTTCTGGCGGCCGCCAACTGCCATCCACAAACCCTGGAGGTGGTGGAAACGCGCCTGGCCGCCCTGGGGGCGAAATTGGAAATAGGCGAGCCGTCAGGCTTCGCCTTCGATGCTAACGTGGCGGGCGTGCTGCTGCAGTATCCGGATACCTGCGGGCACATTGAGGATTATTCCGCCGTGGTTCAGCGGGCACATGCAGCCGGGGCCTTGGTGGTCATGGCGGTGGATTTGTTGAGCCTGACGCTGCTGCGTCCACCGGGGGAAATCGGCGCGGACATTGCCGTGGGCAACGCTCAACGGTTTGGCGTGCCGCTGGGTTTTGGCGGCCCGCATGCCGCCTTTCTGGCGACCCGGGATGCATACAAAAGGCAAATGCCCGGGCGGTTGGTGGGAGTGAGCAAAGACTCGCGGGGACGCCCGGCGTTGCGCCTGGCGCTGGGCACGCGGGAACAGCATATCCGGCGGGAGAAGGCGACTTCCAACATTTGCACGGCCCAGGCGCTGCTGGCCAACATGGCCGCGGCCTACGCCATTTATCATGGGCCGGAAGGACTGACGGGCATTGCCCGGCATGTGCATCGGCTCGCGGCAATTCTGGCGGCGGGCGTGGCGCGCCTGGGGCATGAGCCTTCGGCGGGGCCGTGGTTTGACACGCTGAAGATTCATTTGCAGGGCTGCAATGCCGAAGCATTGCTTGGGTGGGCCGAGGCGCGGCAGGTGAATTTGCGCCCGTGGGGCAATGATGCCGTCATTGTGGCCCTGGATGAAACAGTTTCAGCAGAGGATTTGGACGATTTGCTGGCCATTTTCAACCGCGGCGTGCCGCCGCCGTTCAAGGCGCGCGAGCTGGCGGCGCAGGTGCCAGAGGAGACTTTGCCGCAATGGCCGGAGACCATGCGCCGCCAGAGCGCGTTTTTGACGCATCCGGTGTTTCATTTGTACCACTCCGAAACCGAAATGCTGCGGTACTTGCGGCGGCTGGAAGCCCGGGATTTGTCGCTGTGTCAGGCCATGATTCCCCTGGGGTCGTGCACCATGAAACTCAATCCGGCGGCGGCCATGCAGCCCTTGAGCTGGCCGGAATTTGCGCGGCTGCATCCCTTTGCACCATCGTCGCAAGCACAGGGGTATCTGGCAATGTTTGCGCAATTGGAGTCGTGGCTGGCGGAGGTGACGGGGCTGGCGGCGGTTTCCCTGCAACCCAATGCCGGTTCGCAGGGTGAATATGCGGGGCTGTTGGTCATTCGCCAGTTTCACCAGGCGCGCGGGGAGGCCCAGCGCGATGTTTGCCTGATTCCGATGTCCGCCCACGGCACCAACCCGGCCAGCGCGGTGATGGCGGGGATGAAGGTGGTGCCGGTGCTGTGCGACAAAGAAGGCAACATTGATTTGCAGGATTTGGGGGCCAAGGCGGCGCAACATGCGGCCCAATTGGCGTGTGTGATGGTGACTTATCCGTCCACGCATGGCGTGTTTGAGGAGGGCATTGTGGATTTGTGCCGAATCATCCACGAGCACGGCGGTCTGGTGTATATGGACGGCGCCAACCTCAACGCCCAGGTGGGTTGGTGTCGGCCGGGGGACATGGGGGCGGATGTGTGCCATATCAATTTGCATAAAACTTTTGCCATCCCGCACGGGGGCGGGGGGCCGGGGATGGGGCCGATTGCGGTGCGGGCGGATTTGGCGCCATTTTTGCCCGGCCATCGTACCGCAGGAGTGCCTGCCAGCCGCCAGGGGGGCGCGGTGTCGGCGGCGCCATGGGGTAGCGCGTCCATTCTTACGATATCGTGGATGTACATGGCCATGATGGGCGCAGAGGGTTTGCGACAGGCCACGGCCTTTGCGATTCTCAACGCCAATTATGTTTCCCGCCGGCTGGCACCGTATTTTCCCACGTTGTACCGCGGGCGGAATGGCTATGTGGCGCATGAGTGCATCCTGGACTTGCGGGCGTTCAAAAATGTGACCGCCGAGGACGTGGCCAAACGCCTGATGGACTATGGTTTCCACGCGCCCACCCTCTCCTGGCCGGTGGCGGGCACGCTGATGGTGGAGCCTACGGAGAGCGAGTCCAAACGCGAGTTGGACCGGTTCTGCGCCGCCATGATAGCCATCCATGCCGAGATGCAGGCGGTGGAAAACGGGCAGATGGACCGGGTCAATAATCCCTTGAAAAATGCGCCGCACACCGCGGACATGTTGGCAGGCCCGTGGGAGCGGCCCTATTCCCGTGAGCAGGCGGCGTTTCCGGTGGCGGCCCTGAAGGAGCACAAATTCTGGCCGGCGGTGGGGCGGGTGGACAATGTCTGGGGGGATCGCAATCCGGTTTGCACCTGCGCGGGCATGGAGAATTATGTCTGA
- a CDS encoding aldo/keto reductase: MKYRPLGKSGLNAAIVGVGTWVMGGGEVFGQDTDDRESIRTLQAAIDRGLNLIDTAPAYGWGRSERVVGQAIKGRRDKVIVATKVGLWTDDDRGSFFAPFYGRTLRRSLRPDTMQIEIERSLKNLEVDCIDLYQIHWPSVPPDFTPVEVTMECLLKMRDQGKIRHIGVCNVTLEELKAYGACGPIATDQFRYSMIWRDAEKDILPYCAQNQIGTLTYMSLEQGLLTGKVTMETQFPNTDFRNNQFWNPWFLPANRRKVLDMLAGWKDLLEKYACTLAQLVVAWTAVQPGVTHVLCGIRNQKQLEDNARAGEIELAPADVARIRRDVEALGQPEGKAY, encoded by the coding sequence ATGAAATATCGTCCATTGGGCAAAAGCGGATTGAACGCAGCCATTGTGGGGGTGGGTACTTGGGTCATGGGCGGGGGCGAGGTGTTTGGGCAGGACACCGATGACCGGGAGTCCATTCGTACCTTGCAGGCGGCGATTGACCGGGGGTTAAACCTCATTGACACCGCTCCTGCCTACGGCTGGGGTCGCAGTGAGCGGGTGGTGGGCCAGGCCATCAAGGGACGGCGCGACAAGGTGATTGTGGCCACGAAGGTGGGTTTGTGGACGGATGATGACCGCGGCTCGTTTTTTGCGCCTTTTTACGGGCGCACCTTGCGGCGCAGCCTGCGGCCGGACACGATGCAAATTGAAATTGAGCGCAGCCTCAAAAACCTGGAGGTGGATTGCATTGACCTGTACCAGATTCACTGGCCCTCGGTGCCGCCAGATTTCACGCCGGTGGAGGTGACCATGGAGTGCCTGCTGAAAATGCGGGACCAGGGCAAAATCCGGCACATCGGCGTGTGCAACGTCACGCTGGAGGAGCTGAAGGCGTATGGCGCTTGCGGGCCTATTGCCACCGACCAATTCCGCTACAGCATGATTTGGCGGGACGCCGAAAAGGACATTCTGCCTTATTGCGCGCAAAACCAGATTGGCACCCTGACCTACATGTCACTGGAGCAGGGGCTGCTCACGGGCAAGGTGACGATGGAAACCCAGTTTCCCAACACGGATTTTCGCAACAACCAATTTTGGAATCCGTGGTTCCTGCCGGCCAACCGGCGCAAGGTGCTGGACATGCTGGCAGGGTGGAAAGACTTGTTGGAGAAATACGCGTGCACCCTGGCCCAGTTGGTGGTGGCCTGGACGGCGGTTCAGCCGGGAGTGACTCACGTATTATGCGGCATCCGCAATCAAAAGCAGTTGGAGGACAATGCGCGCGCCGGAGAAATTGAACTGGCGCCGGCCGATGTGGCGCGGATTCGCCGTGACGTGGAGGCGCTGGGTCAGCCTGAGGGCAAGGCCTACTGA
- a CDS encoding Gfo/Idh/MocA family protein, translating into MTQQALWNRRKFLTTTAAASALPLIVPSRLLGANAPSNRITLGVVGWGMQGPGNTSNFMNHEDCQVVAVCDVDQRHLEQARQAVNRKYNNEDCKAYKDYRELMARKDIDAVMLALPDNWHMLTAVEAARQKKDIYGEKPLARTIAEQQAIVKAVRSHKRIWQTGSWQRSEKNFHYAAEIVRNGLIGQVTRVEVGLPSGHTDFAGTRNKTAITDPPPELDYNLWIGPSRMEPYIEARVHKNWRWNYNIGGGQLLDWIGHHCDIAHWGLGNDDTIGPLEVEGEGEFPPADAIWNTCTRYRIECKYPGGITMIIAGGHRDIRSGTKWIGTDGWVWVNRGNAFESSNPAWAESRSLPEAQRKVQLPLTTGKSPHYRNFLDCVKSRKPTVTPVEVAHHSAIPGHLGLIAMLVKRKIRWDPKKEKILDDPEASKLLTRDYRAPWKMV; encoded by the coding sequence ATGACACAGCAAGCTCTCTGGAATCGCCGGAAATTTTTAACCACCACCGCGGCTGCCAGCGCCCTCCCCCTCATCGTTCCCTCGCGTTTGCTCGGGGCCAATGCGCCTTCCAACCGCATCACGCTCGGCGTGGTCGGCTGGGGCATGCAAGGCCCGGGCAACACCTCCAACTTCATGAATCATGAAGATTGCCAGGTGGTGGCAGTATGCGACGTGGACCAACGGCACCTGGAGCAGGCGCGCCAGGCCGTCAACCGCAAGTACAATAACGAAGACTGCAAAGCCTACAAAGACTACCGCGAATTGATGGCCCGCAAGGACATTGATGCCGTCATGCTCGCCCTGCCGGACAACTGGCACATGCTCACCGCCGTGGAGGCCGCCCGCCAGAAAAAGGACATCTACGGCGAAAAACCCCTGGCCCGCACCATTGCGGAACAACAGGCCATCGTCAAAGCCGTCCGTTCCCACAAGCGCATCTGGCAAACCGGCTCCTGGCAGCGCTCCGAAAAAAATTTCCACTACGCCGCAGAAATCGTGCGCAACGGCCTGATTGGACAGGTCACCCGCGTGGAAGTCGGTTTGCCCAGCGGGCATACGGATTTTGCCGGCACCCGCAATAAAACCGCCATCACGGACCCACCGCCGGAACTGGATTACAACCTGTGGATTGGCCCCTCGCGCATGGAGCCGTACATCGAAGCCCGCGTTCATAAAAACTGGCGCTGGAATTACAACATCGGCGGCGGACAGTTGCTTGACTGGATTGGCCATCATTGCGACATCGCCCACTGGGGGCTGGGCAACGACGACACCATCGGCCCACTGGAAGTCGAAGGCGAAGGCGAGTTTCCGCCCGCCGATGCCATCTGGAACACCTGCACCCGCTACCGCATCGAATGCAAGTACCCCGGCGGCATTACCATGATTATCGCCGGTGGCCACAGGGACATCCGCAGTGGCACCAAGTGGATTGGCACCGACGGCTGGGTCTGGGTCAACCGCGGCAATGCCTTTGAGTCCTCCAATCCCGCCTGGGCCGAAAGCCGTTCCCTGCCCGAGGCCCAGCGCAAAGTGCAACTGCCTTTGACCACCGGCAAAAGCCCGCACTACCGCAATTTCCTGGACTGCGTGAAATCCCGCAAGCCCACCGTCACGCCCGTGGAAGTGGCGCATCACTCCGCCATTCCAGGCCATCTCGGTCTGATTGCCATGCTGGTGAAACGCAAAATCCGCTGGGACCCGAAGAAGGAGAAAATCTTGGATGACCCTGAAGCCAGCAAACTTTTAACCCGCGACTACCGGGCTCCGTGGAAAATGGTCTAA
- a CDS encoding sugar phosphate isomerase/epimerase family protein — MKTTTAPQNRREFLTVTLASTTLGAASIGLAAESAPAIAAPAVVRPPTGKKLLLATKLSMIAREAEGRKLTVVERLRMAAQAGFDGVDFDEAAGYTPEQVRAAVQESGVFVHNAINHEHWNKRLTSPKPEDRAQARANLEHCLRVSHAAGGSGVLIVVGRGEDGPAEEIEERCRQEILAVLPLAASLGQHILVENVWNRMMYDHDRGPEQSPDRFIRFVDSFRSPWVGMYYDLGNHWKYGQPAEWIRAFGHRCVKLDVKGFSRAKNKFTDITSAEDDVPWAEIRKALADIHFHGWATCEVGGGNVQRLTQVRQQMQKAFGLEA, encoded by the coding sequence ATGAAAACCACTACTGCACCGCAAAATCGCCGTGAGTTTCTCACGGTTACCCTGGCCTCCACCACCTTGGGCGCCGCCAGCATCGGGCTGGCTGCAGAGAGCGCCCCAGCAATAGCAGCCCCGGCCGTGGTGCGGCCGCCCACGGGCAAAAAATTGCTGCTGGCCACCAAGCTCAGCATGATTGCGCGGGAGGCCGAGGGCCGCAAATTAACCGTGGTGGAGCGCCTGCGCATGGCGGCTCAGGCCGGTTTTGACGGCGTGGATTTCGACGAGGCCGCCGGCTACACCCCGGAACAAGTGCGCGCCGCCGTGCAGGAGTCGGGTGTGTTTGTGCACAACGCCATCAACCATGAGCATTGGAATAAACGCCTGACCAGTCCCAAGCCCGAGGACCGCGCTCAGGCGCGCGCCAATCTGGAACACTGCCTGCGCGTCAGCCACGCCGCGGGCGGCAGTGGCGTGCTGATTGTGGTGGGCCGCGGCGAAGACGGCCCGGCCGAGGAAATCGAGGAACGCTGCCGCCAGGAAATCCTGGCCGTGCTGCCGCTGGCAGCCTCCCTGGGACAGCACATCCTGGTGGAAAACGTCTGGAACCGCATGATGTACGATCACGATCGCGGCCCCGAGCAATCCCCCGACCGCTTCATCCGCTTTGTGGACAGTTTCCGAAGTCCCTGGGTGGGCATGTACTACGACCTGGGCAACCATTGGAAATATGGACAGCCGGCCGAATGGATTCGCGCTTTCGGCCATCGCTGCGTGAAATTGGACGTCAAGGGCTTCAGCCGCGCCAAAAACAAATTCACCGACATCACCAGCGCCGAAGACGACGTGCCCTGGGCTGAAATCCGCAAAGCCCTGGCCGATATTCACTTCCACGGCTGGGCCACCTGCGAAGTGGGCGGCGGCAACGTCCAGCGCCTCACCCAGGTGCGCCAGCAGATGCAAAAGGCCTTCGGTTTGGAGGCCTGA
- a CDS encoding nicotinate phosphoribosyltransferase produces the protein MNLSLATDLYQLTMAQGYWHAGHTGQEAVFVLYFRRNPFNGGYSVAAGLAWAVDFLEHFHFSAEDLAYLATLRGNDERPLFRPEFLEYLGQLRFSCDVDAVPEGTTVFPLEPLVRVRGPIIQAQILETPLLNLFNFQTLIATKAARVVSATRGEPVLEFGLRRAQGMDGALSASWAAHVGGCHATSNVLAGRLLGIPVRGTHAHSWVMSFSSEIEAFEAYAEAMPNNAVFLVDTYHTLEGVRHAVAVGKKLREKGWKLAGIRLDSGDLAYLSQEARKILDAAGFQDTAIVASNDLDEHIIESLKDQGAAINVWGVGTKLVTAYDQPALGGVYKLAMIRDPGGPWRHVIKLSEQNLKISTPGIQQIRRFDNGQEYVGDMIYDTELGVKSPAVIVDPTDPTRRKIMSANLAAQDLLIPIFREGQRVYTPPPLPAIREFAATQLRRFHAGIKRFVYPHQYPVGLEETLHELKTRLVLQARGLAAPH, from the coding sequence TTGAATCTCAGCCTGGCCACCGACTTATACCAGTTAACCATGGCCCAGGGCTACTGGCATGCCGGTCATACCGGGCAGGAGGCAGTGTTTGTCCTGTATTTCCGGCGGAATCCCTTCAACGGCGGCTACAGCGTGGCCGCCGGACTTGCCTGGGCGGTGGACTTTCTCGAGCATTTTCATTTCAGCGCCGAAGACCTTGCATACCTCGCCACGCTCCGTGGCAACGATGAACGCCCGCTCTTTCGCCCTGAGTTTCTGGAATATCTGGGCCAGCTACGATTTTCTTGCGATGTGGACGCCGTCCCTGAAGGCACCACGGTGTTTCCCCTGGAACCGCTGGTGCGCGTGCGCGGCCCCATCATCCAGGCGCAAATTCTGGAAACACCCCTGCTGAACCTGTTCAATTTCCAAACCCTGATTGCCACCAAAGCCGCGCGCGTGGTGAGCGCGACCCGCGGCGAGCCGGTGCTCGAGTTTGGCTTGCGCCGCGCGCAAGGCATGGACGGGGCGCTTTCCGCCAGTTGGGCGGCGCATGTGGGCGGGTGTCATGCCACCTCCAATGTCCTCGCCGGACGCCTCCTGGGCATCCCCGTGCGCGGAACACACGCCCATAGCTGGGTCATGTCGTTTAGCAGCGAAATCGAGGCCTTCGAGGCCTATGCGGAAGCCATGCCCAACAACGCCGTTTTCCTTGTGGACACCTACCACACCCTGGAGGGAGTCCGCCATGCGGTGGCAGTTGGGAAAAAACTGCGGGAAAAGGGCTGGAAACTTGCCGGGATTCGCCTGGATAGCGGCGACCTGGCCTACCTGAGCCAGGAGGCACGAAAAATCCTGGATGCCGCCGGTTTTCAGGACACCGCCATCGTGGCCAGCAACGACCTCGACGAGCACATCATCGAAAGCCTCAAAGACCAGGGCGCGGCCATCAATGTCTGGGGCGTGGGCACCAAACTGGTCACCGCCTATGACCAGCCGGCCCTTGGCGGCGTCTATAAACTGGCCATGATTCGCGACCCGGGCGGCCCCTGGCGCCATGTCATCAAACTCAGCGAGCAAAACCTCAAGATTTCCACTCCCGGCATCCAACAGATTCGGCGTTTCGACAATGGGCAAGAATACGTGGGCGACATGATTTATGACACCGAACTCGGCGTTAAATCACCTGCCGTAATCGTGGACCCCACCGACCCCACCCGCCGCAAAATCATGTCAGCCAACCTCGCCGCCCAAGACCTGCTAATCCCAATCTTCCGCGAAGGCCAGCGGGTGTACACGCCGCCGCCGCTGCCGGCCATCCGCGAGTTTGCAGCCACGCAATTGCGCCGCTTCCATGCCGGGATTAAACGCTTTGTCTATCCTCATCAGTATCCGGTGGGGTTGGAGGAAACCCTGCACGAACTAAAAACCCGGCTGGTCCTGCAGGCCCGCGGATTGGCTGCTCCCCACTGA
- a CDS encoding NUDIX domain-containing protein, whose protein sequence is MSTPRKSNIRKPYQYAYPHPAVTVDTVVFGFTGWDLQVLLVRRAQPPFAGQWAFPGGFLDMQESLETSASRELEEETGLSVAPENLHQLGAFGRPDRDPRERVVSVAFIFLSSQANQPLKPGSDAAEAQWFDALNPPALAFDHAHILQAALVWLHAQARTGLNPLALLPPTFKFPQVQRLCELIAGRPLDKRNLRHRLLATGLFVPTGKLDRSEHRRPALMYRLSPSRWKTLHQKGLGLIG, encoded by the coding sequence ATGAGCACCCCGCGCAAAAGCAATATCCGCAAACCCTACCAGTATGCCTACCCGCACCCGGCTGTGACTGTGGACACCGTGGTTTTCGGGTTCACTGGCTGGGACCTTCAGGTGCTGCTCGTCCGCCGCGCCCAACCGCCCTTCGCTGGGCAATGGGCTTTCCCAGGCGGTTTTCTGGACATGCAAGAATCCCTCGAAACCAGCGCCAGCCGCGAGTTGGAGGAGGAAACGGGCTTGTCAGTGGCGCCCGAAAATCTGCATCAGCTCGGGGCCTTTGGCCGGCCGGACCGTGACCCCCGGGAGCGGGTGGTCAGCGTGGCTTTCATTTTTTTGTCAAGCCAGGCCAACCAGCCGCTTAAGCCAGGCAGTGACGCGGCCGAGGCCCAATGGTTCGATGCTCTGAATCCCCCGGCGCTGGCTTTCGACCACGCGCACATCCTTCAGGCCGCCTTGGTCTGGCTGCACGCACAAGCCCGCACGGGGCTGAACCCCCTGGCCCTTCTGCCGCCGACCTTCAAATTCCCCCAAGTGCAACGCCTCTGTGAATTGATTGCCGGACGTCCCCTGGACAAACGAAACCTTCGCCATCGCCTGCTTGCCACGGGTTTGTTTGTACCCACTGGAAAACTGGACCGCTCAGAACATCGCCGCCCCGCCCTGATGTATCGTCTTTCTCCAAGCCGCTGGAAAACTTTGCACCAGAAAGGTTTAGGACTAATCGGCTAA
- a CDS encoding glycogen-binding domain-containing protein, protein MAPKKTTRKRVCFAYEAPTAGHVALAGDFTSWELNPKPMKKGKDGCWTLCVNLAPGRYEYKFVVDGQWLPDPAATESAPDPYGGMNSVRVVT, encoded by the coding sequence ATGGCACCAAAAAAAACAACACGCAAGCGGGTCTGTTTTGCTTATGAAGCGCCCACCGCAGGGCATGTGGCCCTCGCCGGGGATTTCACGAGTTGGGAGCTCAATCCCAAACCCATGAAAAAGGGCAAAGACGGCTGCTGGACATTGTGTGTCAACCTGGCGCCGGGGCGTTATGAATACAAGTTTGTCGTGGATGGTCAATGGCTGCCTGACCCGGCGGCCACCGAAAGCGCTCCAGACCCCTATGGCGGGATGAACAGCGTACGGGTGGTAACTTAA
- a CDS encoding GAF domain-containing protein, with protein MTTAESGPEMPKETEALPEATLLLVAHQFTPREELTRMLVAEGHRVLFPPSLAEAQARITSGDALVVAVDRPGEAEFGLLCALRDSETAWHVPVIVISEKADEAALNSCLQLGAVDAWHWPVDEARLKARLKGCLAVKQHWQLLALNLDLTTRAKQEAERLATSLIDLGVGMVKEKDPLAVMEMILKEAMRITDCEGGTIYMRGLDQTLRFLLVRNDMLDINMGGSTGKPITFPPLKLMGEDGKPNHQYVANHAALTGQTVNIEDAYSAGRFDFSGTRRFDANTGYRSKSFLTVPLKNERQQVIGVLQLINARDPKTGAIVRFDAAVQPTIEAFAVVAAAVLDAYRTSQLGSSAV; from the coding sequence ATGACAACCGCCGAAAGTGGCCCGGAAATGCCCAAGGAAACCGAAGCCTTGCCTGAGGCCACCCTGCTGCTGGTGGCGCATCAATTCACGCCACGAGAAGAATTAACCCGCATGTTGGTGGCGGAGGGACATCGGGTGTTATTCCCCCCTTCGCTGGCGGAGGCGCAGGCCCGCATCACCAGTGGGGATGCGCTGGTGGTGGCTGTGGACCGGCCGGGCGAGGCGGAATTTGGCCTGTTATGCGCATTGCGCGACAGCGAGACGGCGTGGCATGTGCCGGTGATTGTCATCAGTGAAAAGGCGGATGAGGCGGCATTAAACAGTTGTTTGCAACTGGGGGCGGTGGACGCCTGGCACTGGCCGGTGGATGAAGCCCGGCTCAAAGCCCGGCTCAAAGGGTGTCTGGCCGTTAAACAACACTGGCAGCTTCTGGCCTTGAACCTGGACCTGACTACGCGTGCCAAGCAGGAGGCGGAGCGCCTGGCCACCAGTTTGATTGATTTGGGGGTGGGGATGGTCAAAGAGAAAGACCCCCTGGCGGTGATGGAGATGATCCTCAAGGAGGCCATGCGGATCACCGATTGCGAGGGCGGCACCATCTACATGCGGGGGCTGGATCAAACGCTTCGCTTTCTCCTGGTGCGCAATGACATGCTCGACATCAACATGGGCGGCAGCACGGGCAAACCCATCACTTTTCCCCCCTTGAAGTTGATGGGCGAGGATGGCAAGCCCAATCATCAATATGTCGCCAATCATGCCGCCCTGACCGGACAGACCGTCAACATAGAGGATGCCTATTCCGCGGGGCGTTTTGATTTTTCCGGCACGCGGCGTTTTGACGCCAATACCGGTTATCGCAGCAAATCTTTCCTTACGGTGCCCTTGAAAAATGAGCGGCAGCAGGTGATTGGGGTTTTACAACTCATCAACGCCCGTGACCCGAAAACCGGGGCCATCGTGCGTTTCGATGCGGCCGTCCAACCCACCATCGAGGCCTTTGCAGTGGTGGCGGCGGCGGTGTTGGACGCCTACCGGACCAGCCAATTGGGCAGTAGTGCGGTTTGA
- a CDS encoding response regulator, whose product MAQKKWFAPIEEKTHDIGELDLPKKCLVLDDDEDFVRVMTDFLQTQNWQVHTAKSGVEGLKKIMADDFDLVICDMVMPNLPGDMFYLAVERTRPRLCRRFIFMTGHKGDPKIDAFIRRVGGLMLWKPFQMHELQMAIQSVLRKATRMEESEQTN is encoded by the coding sequence ATGGCGCAGAAAAAATGGTTTGCACCCATCGAGGAGAAGACCCACGACATCGGGGAATTGGACCTTCCCAAAAAGTGCCTGGTGCTTGATGATGATGAGGATTTTGTCCGGGTGATGACGGATTTCCTGCAAACCCAGAACTGGCAGGTGCATACGGCTAAATCGGGCGTGGAGGGCTTGAAGAAAATCATGGCCGATGATTTTGATTTGGTGATTTGCGACATGGTCATGCCCAACCTGCCCGGCGACATGTTTTATCTGGCGGTGGAGCGGACCAGGCCCCGGTTGTGCCGGCGGTTCATTTTCATGACCGGCCATAAAGGGGACCCCAAGATTGATGCGTTCATCCGGCGGGTGGGCGGTTTGATGCTGTGGAAGCCCTTTCAAATGCACGAGCTGCAAATGGCCATTCAATCCGTCCTGCGCAAGGCCACCCGCATGGAGGAGTCCGAGCAGACCAATTGA